The Paraburkholderia caffeinilytica genome segment GCGGTGCGGTGCGGCGTGGACGTCTTACCGCTGACGGGCATGTGCGCCTCTTCCGGGGTAGCTGGCAATGAGGATCGGCGCCGCCTGACAACGTCGGGGCGGCGCCGCGCATGGCGAACACGTCTGCTCCTGGGGGATTCATCGGGGCGGCGTAGCCGCAGGCCGGGGAAACACCGCGCGGACGGCGTGTATTTGCGCTAATTGTCCGTGAAACGACGCAGTCGTGCCAGTGCCGAGGCGCCGCGCGGGCGAACGGCTTGCTCATCCCGTTGGGACGGGTGCCGACGTGCTGGCCCGGTATCGACGCGCCACTCAATGCGACATCAGCACCGGCACGGTCATCGACTTGAGAATCGTGCGCGTGGCGCCTCCCATCACCAGTTCGCGCCAGCGGGCATGGCCATAGCCGCCCATCACCAGCAGATCGGCGCCGCGGTCGGCCACCTGCGAGAGCAGCACCTCGCCGACCGAGCCGCCCGGTCCCGTTTCGATATCGGCGACCTCGACACGCACGCCATGCCGCGCAAGCACGGTAGCGATGTCCGCGCCGGGAATGCGGGCGTGCTCGTCCAGGCCGTTGACGGTGAGGATCGTGGTGCTTTGCGCCGCGCGCATGAACGGCAAGGCGTCGTGCACGGCGCGCGTGGCTTCGCGGCTGCCGTCCCACGCGACCAGAATGCGGCCGCCTGTCGACCTTTCGTTGCTCGCAAAGGGCACCAGCAATACCGGGCGGCCGCTGGTCAGAATCAGGTTTTCCGGGAAAAAATCGCCGACATACGACTCCGGATCTCCCGGGTTGTCCTGGCCGGCTACGATCAGGTCGGCGCAGCGTCCCAAGCGCGGAACGGCGAGACTGGCGGGTTCGTCGATGGCGATCCATTCGCCTTGCACGTCGGCGCGCCGGAGTTCGGCGTGAAACAGCCGTTCGAGCGCCGCACGCCGCTCCGCGCGCCTCGCTTGATGCTCCTGGTAGTACGCCGCGGTCCCGGCCATCACGTAGAGCGAGCGCGGATCCGGGCTGAACACGGCGAACGCGCCGGTCAGATGGGCGCCGAACTGTTTGGCCAGCCGCAGCGCGATTTCGAGCCGCGGATGGGCGTTCGGGCTGGTGTCGAGATGGATCATGACAGTCGCTCCTGGAAGGGACGGTGACGCTCGGATAAGTGAGCTTGAGTCTAGGAACGATGGCGGCGGCCTCGTTGATGTAGATCAACGTCGGCTGTGGCGCCGCACGTGAACGCGGTGTTTGACCTGGGTCATGCCCTAAGGCTCCTTGCCGCCTATGCTCCCTGACATGCGCTGCGGCAGTGCTTGCGCCGATGCGTTTCCTCCGGAGGAGCGAGTCATGTCCGAACCCCGCGTTCTAGTCGTTTTCTTTTCCCGCACCGGCACCACGCACATGCTTGCATCCAC includes the following:
- a CDS encoding universal stress protein — encoded protein: MIHLDTSPNAHPRLEIALRLAKQFGAHLTGAFAVFSPDPRSLYVMAGTAAYYQEHQARRAERRAALERLFHAELRRADVQGEWIAIDEPASLAVPRLGRCADLIVAGQDNPGDPESYVGDFFPENLILTSGRPVLLVPFASNERSTGGRILVAWDGSREATRAVHDALPFMRAAQSTTILTVNGLDEHARIPGADIATVLARHGVRVEVADIETGPGGSVGEVLLSQVADRGADLLVMGGYGHARWRELVMGGATRTILKSMTVPVLMSH